Proteins from a genomic interval of Deltaproteobacteria bacterium:
- a CDS encoding amidohydrolase family protein, which yields MAPVGKGEALREISAAGAVVAPGFIDTHSHSDLMILVEPELLPKLMQGITTELLGQDGIGAAPMHPQHAVQWRQYMAGLSGDPPISWDWESLGQYAERLAAVPTGPNLALLVPQGNVRMVVMGLENVFADANQIKAMEDHVRQAMEEGALGISLGMIYMPCIFSRRDELVSLFRTCGRMGGFWVVHIRSGGDRLLESIQEVISMAKEAEIPLHISHFKAAGKRNWPKMELALEAVDKAYQEGLDITFDIYPYTAGSTMFLAILPPWALAGGTQKTIQRLRDPSLRAQICEQFINPPPPDPEGPSWENYVNYAGWENIIISSVESQKNRSWVGKSVATIASREGKDPAETALDILLEEEGRVGMILFSMDEEKMVLGLRHPLGMICTDGLLGETPSAGLWSLSQGVRALCTGKEGYVP from the coding sequence GTGGCGCCGGTGGGAAAAGGGGAGGCCTTACGGGAGATCTCCGCTGCTGGCGCGGTGGTGGCCCCTGGTTTTATCGATACCCACAGCCACTCGGATTTAATGATTTTAGTGGAGCCGGAATTACTCCCCAAACTCATGCAGGGAATCACCACCGAACTGCTGGGCCAAGACGGTATCGGCGCAGCCCCTATGCATCCGCAGCATGCGGTTCAATGGCGCCAGTATATGGCTGGACTCAGCGGAGACCCGCCCATCTCGTGGGACTGGGAAAGCCTCGGACAGTACGCTGAACGGTTGGCTGCTGTTCCTACGGGTCCGAATCTGGCTCTACTGGTCCCTCAGGGGAACGTCCGCATGGTGGTGATGGGCTTGGAAAATGTATTCGCCGACGCCAACCAGATCAAAGCCATGGAGGATCATGTTCGCCAGGCCATGGAAGAGGGCGCTTTAGGAATCTCCCTGGGGATGATCTACATGCCCTGCATCTTTTCCCGGCGAGACGAACTGGTCAGCCTTTTCCGCACCTGCGGCCGGATGGGAGGCTTTTGGGTGGTCCATATCCGCAGCGGCGGCGACCGCCTGTTGGAGTCCATCCAGGAGGTAATTTCCATGGCCAAAGAAGCCGAGATCCCGTTACACATCTCCCACTTTAAAGCGGCGGGCAAACGCAACTGGCCTAAGATGGAGCTCGCTCTGGAGGCAGTGGATAAGGCCTACCAGGAAGGGTTGGATATTACCTTTGACATCTACCCTTATACAGCCGGGAGCACTATGTTCCTGGCCATACTTCCGCCCTGGGCTTTGGCCGGGGGCACCCAGAAAACAATCCAGCGGCTCAGGGATCCTTCTCTGCGGGCCCAAATTTGTGAACAGTTCATCAACCCCCCACCCCCGGATCCTGAGGGGCCATCCTGGGAAAACTATGTCAATTATGCCGGGTGGGAAAATATCATTATTTCCTCTGTGGAAAGTCAGAAGAACCGATCCTGGGTGGGAAAATCGGTTGCGACAATCGCCAGCCGAGAGGGGAAAGACCCTGCGGAAACAGCCTTGGACATCCTGCTGGAAGAGGAAGGCCGGGTGGGTATGATCCTTTTCAGCATGGACGAGGAGAAAATGGTCCTAGGGCTGCGCCATCCCTTAGGCATGATCTGCACCGATGGACTCCTGGGCGAAACCCCATCCGCGGGTTTATGGAGCCTTTCCCAGGGTGTTAGGGCGTTATGTACGGGAAAGGAAGGATATGTCCCTTGA
- a CDS encoding amidohydrolase family protein, translating into MDSWAKPHPRVYGAFPRVLGRYVRERKDMSLEEAVRKMTSLPARRLGLEDRGVLAAGKAADLVVFDPEIVLDQATYENPWQYPTGIRHVIVNGVHSVENGRFTGQRGGRVLSRRSPT; encoded by the coding sequence ATGGACTCCTGGGCGAAACCCCATCCGCGGGTTTATGGAGCCTTTCCCAGGGTGTTAGGGCGTTATGTACGGGAAAGGAAGGATATGTCCCTTGAGGAGGCGGTACGCAAGATGACCTCTTTGCCTGCCAGACGGCTGGGCCTTGAAGATCGCGGGGTACTGGCCGCAGGAAAGGCTGCCGATCTTGTGGTCTTCGATCCGGAAATCGTCCTGGATCAGGCCACGTACGAAAATCCTTGGCAATACCCCACAGGGATCCGGCACGTCATCGTCAATGGGGTCCATTCGGTAGAGAATGGACGATTCACGGGCCAGCGAGGGGGACGGGTGCTATCCCGAAGGTCTCCTACTTAG
- a CDS encoding threonine synthase — protein MAYTCFTCGNKYSLNEKLFRCPCGSFLQVEPHGFFSKKQLDRRDLSIWRYREAFGLPEQVEPVSIGEGRTPVVRRKVEDTDLLFKLDFLQPSGSFKDRGASVLISLAKSLEVSQVVEDSSGNAGAAISAYAAAAGIRCTVYVPAYTPEGKLIQMKLYGSEVVKVPGKRQDANEAVIEAAKEAYYASHLWNPFFPMGLQSAAFEIWEQLGGKLPSRVVVPIGGGGFLEGLYLGFVALKQAGHVREIPKLIGVQAEQCPPIHRAFQEGLPDYREMEVEATVAEGIAVQKPPRGKAVLQALRDSGGHTVGVHDEEILSAEKILFSLGLFVEPTSASALAGWRKLPKEEKEGALVMLTGNGLKETKKLSDLFLSA, from the coding sequence ATGGCATATACCTGTTTTACCTGCGGGAATAAATATTCCCTGAACGAAAAGCTTTTCCGGTGCCCCTGCGGAAGTTTTCTCCAAGTTGAACCCCACGGATTTTTTTCAAAAAAACAACTTGACCGTCGTGACCTTTCTATCTGGAGATATCGCGAGGCTTTCGGCCTTCCCGAGCAGGTCGAACCCGTTTCGATAGGGGAAGGGAGGACACCGGTCGTCCGCAGGAAGGTCGAGGACACCGACCTCCTATTCAAGCTTGACTTTCTTCAGCCCTCGGGTTCCTTTAAGGACCGGGGAGCCAGCGTCCTCATTTCCCTGGCCAAAAGCTTGGAAGTATCTCAGGTGGTGGAGGATTCCTCGGGAAACGCCGGCGCAGCCATCTCTGCTTATGCCGCCGCTGCCGGGATCAGATGCACGGTTTATGTCCCGGCTTACACCCCTGAGGGAAAGCTCATTCAGATGAAGCTCTATGGGTCTGAAGTGGTGAAAGTGCCCGGGAAACGGCAGGATGCCAACGAGGCAGTGATCGAGGCCGCGAAAGAGGCTTACTACGCCAGCCACCTTTGGAATCCCTTTTTTCCCATGGGACTCCAGTCCGCCGCCTTCGAAATCTGGGAACAGTTAGGAGGAAAATTGCCTTCCCGCGTAGTCGTTCCTATTGGAGGAGGCGGGTTTTTAGAAGGCCTTTATTTAGGCTTCGTGGCCTTGAAACAGGCGGGTCATGTGCGGGAAATTCCGAAATTGATTGGCGTGCAGGCTGAGCAATGCCCTCCCATTCACCGGGCTTTCCAGGAAGGGCTTCCAGATTATCGGGAGATGGAGGTCGAGGCGACCGTGGCCGAGGGAATTGCGGTGCAGAAGCCGCCCCGAGGAAAGGCCGTACTCCAGGCTTTGAGGGACAGCGGAGGCCATACCGTAGGGGTCCATGACGAGGAGATCCTCTCTGCTGAGAAGATCCTTTTCTCCTTAGGTCTTTTTGTAGAACCTACTTCTGCTTCCGCTTTGGCAGGCTGGCGGAAACTGCCGAAGGAAGAAAAGGAAGGCGCCCTCGTCATGCTCACCGGAAATGGCCTGAAGGAAACGAAGAAGCTTTCTGATCTTTTTCTAAGCGCATAA
- a CDS encoding aminotransferase class V-fold PLP-dependent enzyme, with protein sequence MSMQRGRHFLQIPGPTNVPDRILRALSRPTIDHRGPEFARLTQELLAGLQKVCKTSGKIVIYPSSGTGAWEAAVVNALSPGDKVLMFETGHFATMWRNVAARLGLEVDFIPGDWRHGVDPATVEAKLSEDRERAIKALMVVHNETSTGVVSRVAEIRKAIDRVGHPALFMVDTISSLALTEYQHDAWGVDVTVGSSQKGLMLPPGLGFNVVSEKALAAAKSARLPRSYWDWEAIIKVNQTGFFPYTPPTNLFFGLKEAMQMILEEGLEKIFARHNRFGEATRRAVRTWGLEINCLNPEEYSNSVTAVQVPQGHDADALRKLILEKFNLSLGNGLGRLQGKVFRIGHMGDFNELMLAGTLGGVEMGLALAGIPFKKGGVQAAIDYLAGNE encoded by the coding sequence GCGGGCCGGAATTCGCCCGGCTAACCCAGGAGCTGCTCGCAGGGCTGCAAAAGGTATGCAAAACTTCCGGGAAGATTGTAATATACCCGTCCTCCGGAACCGGAGCTTGGGAAGCGGCGGTTGTGAACGCCCTCTCCCCGGGCGATAAAGTTTTGATGTTCGAAACCGGCCATTTCGCCACGATGTGGCGCAACGTGGCGGCACGCTTGGGACTGGAAGTCGATTTCATCCCCGGAGACTGGCGGCATGGTGTTGACCCTGCCACGGTCGAAGCGAAGCTTAGCGAAGACCGAGAGCGGGCCATCAAGGCCCTCATGGTGGTCCACAATGAAACCTCAACCGGAGTGGTCAGCCGGGTGGCCGAGATTCGGAAAGCCATCGACCGGGTTGGGCATCCCGCCTTATTCATGGTTGATACCATCTCCTCTTTAGCTTTAACCGAATATCAGCATGACGCGTGGGGAGTTGATGTAACGGTGGGCAGCTCCCAAAAAGGGTTGATGCTGCCGCCGGGACTCGGGTTTAACGTGGTGAGCGAAAAGGCCCTGGCCGCAGCGAAATCGGCCCGGCTGCCGAGGTCCTATTGGGACTGGGAAGCGATAATCAAGGTTAACCAGACAGGTTTCTTCCCTTACACCCCGCCGACGAACTTATTTTTTGGTCTGAAAGAAGCGATGCAGATGATCCTCGAAGAAGGTTTGGAGAAGATTTTTGCCCGGCACAATCGATTTGGCGAGGCCACCCGCCGCGCTGTCCGGACATGGGGGCTGGAGATAAATTGCCTGAACCCCGAGGAATACAGCAACTCGGTCACAGCCGTCCAGGTTCCGCAAGGTCATGACGCGGACGCCTTGCGTAAGCTTATCCTGGAAAAGTTCAATCTCTCCTTGGGCAATGGGCTGGGAAGGCTCCAAGGCAAGGTTTTCCGCATCGGCCACATGGGGGACTTCAATGAATTGATGCTGGCCGGAACCTTGGGCGGAGTGGAGATGGGATTGGCCCTGGCGGGGATACCGTTTAAAAAAGGAGGGGTCCAGGCGGCCATCGATTACCTTGCAGGAAACGAATAA